A genomic stretch from Nerophis ophidion isolate RoL-2023_Sa linkage group LG14, RoL_Noph_v1.0, whole genome shotgun sequence includes:
- the slc25a42 gene encoding mitochondrial coenzyme A transporter SLC25A42 isoform X2 — protein sequence MSAHRGSREQSSGMGSGVQEQRASPSKEDGLPRASTQAEGTKQKTPSVVITLFSGAVAGAVAKTAVAPLDRTKIIFQVSSARFSAKEAYRVIYRTYLKDGFLSLWRGNSATMVRVVPYAAIQFSAHEQYKSLLGEYYGFQGKALPPLPRLLAGSLAGTTATMLTYPLDMVRARMAVTPKEMYSNILHVFVRISREEGRKTLYRGFAPTILGVVPYAGLSFFTYETLKKLHAEESGRREPYSYERLAFGACAGLIGQSASYPLDVVRRRMQTAGVTGHTYGSILGTIKEIKSEEGVVRGLFKGLSMNWVKGPVAVGISFTVFDLTGILLSKLRQMSHTSR from the exons ATGAGTGCACATCGAGGCAGCAGAGAACAGTCCTCTGGCATGGGGAGTGGAGTCCAGGAGCAACGTGCATCACCCAGTAAAGAGGATGGGCTGCCGCGGGCCTCCACTCAGGCAGAA GGCACGAAGCAGAAGACCCCCTCCGTGGTCATCACGCTCTTCTCGGGGGCAGTCGCGGGCGCTGTGGCCAAGACAGCTGTCGCTCCGTTAGACAGGACTAAAATCATCTTCCAAG TGTCTTCAGCGAGATTCTCTGCCAAA GAAGCCTACAGAGTGATCTACCGCACGTACTTGAAAGATGGCTTCCTCAGTCTGTGGAGGGGCAACTCTGCCACTATGGTGCGAGTCGTCCCGTATGCAGCCATCCAGTTCTCTGCTCATGAGCAGTACAAAAGTCTCCTGGGGGAATATTACGGTTTTCAGGGAAA GGCCCTACCTCCACTTCCAAGGCTACTGGCTGGATCCTTGGCAGGCACCACTGCCACCATGTTGACGTATCCTCTGGATATGGTGCGAGCTCGCATGGCTGTGACACCAAAGGAAAT GTACAGCAACATCCTGCATGTGTTTGTGAGGATCTCTCGAGAGGAGGGCCGGAAGACACTGTACCGGGGTTTTGCCCCCACCATACTGGGTGTGGTCCCCTATGCCGGCCTGAGCTTCTTTACCTATGAGACGCTCAAGAAGCTCCATGCAG AGGAAAGTGGGCGGCGAGAACCTTACTCCTACGAACGACTGGCCTTCGGTGCCTGTGCGGGCCTCATTGGTCAGTCGGCGTCTTACCCTCTGGACGTGGTGCGGCGGCGCATGCAGACTGCGGGCGTGACGGGTCACACTTATGGCAGCATCCTGGGCACCATAAAGGAGATAAAGTCTGAGGAGGGCGTAGTCAGAGGACTCTTCAAGGGCCTCAGTATGAACTGGGTAAAAGGGCCCGTTGCGGTGGGAATCAGCTTCACAGTCTTTGACCTCACCGGTATACTCCTGAGTAAGCTGCGACAGATGAGCCACACGTCTCGGTAA
- the slc25a42 gene encoding mitochondrial coenzyme A transporter SLC25A42 isoform X1, producing MSAHRGSREQSSGMGSGVQEQRASPSKEDGLPRASTQAEGTKQKTPSVVITLFSGAVAGAVAKTAVAPLDRTKIIFQVSSARFSAKVCLSWISNKTTEAYRVIYRTYLKDGFLSLWRGNSATMVRVVPYAAIQFSAHEQYKSLLGEYYGFQGKALPPLPRLLAGSLAGTTATMLTYPLDMVRARMAVTPKEMYSNILHVFVRISREEGRKTLYRGFAPTILGVVPYAGLSFFTYETLKKLHAEESGRREPYSYERLAFGACAGLIGQSASYPLDVVRRRMQTAGVTGHTYGSILGTIKEIKSEEGVVRGLFKGLSMNWVKGPVAVGISFTVFDLTGILLSKLRQMSHTSR from the exons ATGAGTGCACATCGAGGCAGCAGAGAACAGTCCTCTGGCATGGGGAGTGGAGTCCAGGAGCAACGTGCATCACCCAGTAAAGAGGATGGGCTGCCGCGGGCCTCCACTCAGGCAGAA GGCACGAAGCAGAAGACCCCCTCCGTGGTCATCACGCTCTTCTCGGGGGCAGTCGCGGGCGCTGTGGCCAAGACAGCTGTCGCTCCGTTAGACAGGACTAAAATCATCTTCCAAG TGTCTTCAGCGAGATTCTCTGCCAAAGTATGTTTGAGTTGGATATCAAATAAGACAACA GAAGCCTACAGAGTGATCTACCGCACGTACTTGAAAGATGGCTTCCTCAGTCTGTGGAGGGGCAACTCTGCCACTATGGTGCGAGTCGTCCCGTATGCAGCCATCCAGTTCTCTGCTCATGAGCAGTACAAAAGTCTCCTGGGGGAATATTACGGTTTTCAGGGAAA GGCCCTACCTCCACTTCCAAGGCTACTGGCTGGATCCTTGGCAGGCACCACTGCCACCATGTTGACGTATCCTCTGGATATGGTGCGAGCTCGCATGGCTGTGACACCAAAGGAAAT GTACAGCAACATCCTGCATGTGTTTGTGAGGATCTCTCGAGAGGAGGGCCGGAAGACACTGTACCGGGGTTTTGCCCCCACCATACTGGGTGTGGTCCCCTATGCCGGCCTGAGCTTCTTTACCTATGAGACGCTCAAGAAGCTCCATGCAG AGGAAAGTGGGCGGCGAGAACCTTACTCCTACGAACGACTGGCCTTCGGTGCCTGTGCGGGCCTCATTGGTCAGTCGGCGTCTTACCCTCTGGACGTGGTGCGGCGGCGCATGCAGACTGCGGGCGTGACGGGTCACACTTATGGCAGCATCCTGGGCACCATAAAGGAGATAAAGTCTGAGGAGGGCGTAGTCAGAGGACTCTTCAAGGGCCTCAGTATGAACTGGGTAAAAGGGCCCGTTGCGGTGGGAATCAGCTTCACAGTCTTTGACCTCACCGGTATACTCCTGAGTAAGCTGCGACAGATGAGCCACACGTCTCGGTAA
- the armc6 gene encoding armadillo repeat-containing protein 6: protein MAVRRVTQETFDAAVKENIDEFEMEPDEALREAVEQFQSQGVDLNCIVKAVPAVPSNDNQHKETHEVLQALESLRIAKDSTDVTKTAADLKWFTEQCLLGFAQRYLAAQKDAYPIILSYCKKSVGEKEAALGALCALAALTDGQPDLFDTDGLCFLLDALKKHRTDGAVTRAAICAVRHCCLKHEQNRQNLVKAGILPLLTGAVKQHSGCAEVVKEASAALRVMTFDDDVRVTFGHAHEHAKSIVLEHNGLKVLIESAKAHNDNVSVLGELCATLSRLAVRNEFCQDICDLGGLKLMMTMLADSFESPELIRQVLSGIRAVAGNDDVKDAVVKAGGVQLVVVVMNKHQTNAAVCEQGCACLSVLALRKPNNCEVIMEEGGALAAVQAMKTHSCAVNVQKQACMLLRNLVSRQPNYSQPILDMGVEPLIAQALRTHQDCGDIAKAALRDLGCKVELRELWTGKHGGITN, encoded by the exons ATGGCTGTACGGAGAGTCACGCAGGAAACATTCGATGCTGCGGTTAAGGAAAACATCGACGAGTTCGAGATGGAGCCCGACGAGGCTTTGAGGGAAGCTGTGGAGCAATTTCAGTCCCAAG GTGTGGATCTGAATTGTATTGTAAAAGCTGTACCTGCTGTGCCATCCAATGATAACCAACACAAGGAAACCCATGAGGTCTTACAG GCTTTAGAGTCCCTCCGTATCGCAAAAGACTCTACTGACGTTACAAAAACGGCAGCAGATCTAAAGTGGTTCACGGAGCAATGTCTACTTGGGTTTGCTCAAAGGTACCTGGCGGCCCAAAAAGATGCATACCCTATCATCCTCTCCTACTGTAAAAAGAGTGTGGGAGAGAAGGAAGCGGCGCTGGGCGCTCTGTGCGCCCTGGCCGCGCTGACCGACGGTCAGCCGGACTTGTTTGACACCGACGGACTATGTTTCCTTTTGGACGCTCTCAAGAAGCACAGGACCGATGGAGCTGTGACACGAGCCGCCATCTGCGCTGTGCGTCACTGCTGTTTGAAACATGAGCAGAACAGACAGAATTTGGTCAAAGCGGGCATCCTGCCGCTGCTGACCGGTGCTGTCAAACAGCACAGCGGCTGTGCCGAGGTGGTCAAGGAGGCATCTGCGGCTCTCAGGGTCATGACCTTCGACGACGACGTCCGGGTTACATTTGGGCATGCTCATGAGCACGCCAAGAGTATTGTTCTCGAGCACAACGGGTTGAAGGTCCTAATAGAGTCAGCCAAAG CTCATAACGACAATGTGTCTGTCTTGGGTGAGCTGTGTGCCACTTTGTCCCGTCTGGCCGTCAGGAACGAGTTCTGCCAGGACATCTGTGACCTGGGGGGGCTTAAACTTATGATGACGATGCTTGCAGACAGCTTCGAGTCACCG GAGTTGATTCGGCAGGTCCTGAGCGGAATAAGAGCAGTCGCTGGAAACGATGACGTGAAAGATGCCGTTGTTAAAGCGGGTGGAGTCCAGCTCGTCGTCGTCGTCATGAACAAACACCAAACGAACGCTGCT GTGTGTGAGCAGGGCTGCGCGTGCCTTTCTGTCCTTGCTTTACGTAAACCCAACAACTGCGAGGTCATCATGGAGGAAGGAGGCGCCTTAGCTGCTGTGCAGGCTATGAAGACTCACAGTTGTGCTGTTAATGTGCAG AAACAGGCATGCATGCTGTTGAGGAACCTGGTTTCGCGGCAGCCCAACTACAGCCAACCTATTTTGGACATGGGAGTGGAGCCCCTCATAGCGCAGGCACTACGGACCCATCAAGACTGCGGAGACATTGCTAAAGCTGCTCTCAGGGATCTCGGCTGCAAGGTGGAGCTGCGAGAGCTGTGGACTGGCAAACATGGCGGCATCACCAACTGA